One window of Triticum dicoccoides isolate Atlit2015 ecotype Zavitan chromosome 5A, WEW_v2.0, whole genome shotgun sequence genomic DNA carries:
- the LOC119303071 gene encoding uncharacterized protein LOC119303071, producing the protein MAARAACTGRLLRATTAKDSRLPSSSPAASRPACRIPSLKFPFLWDTRARQGKISRAAEQRAALITLGAASASTTEEKQLLPGEASSVDLLLPLAYEVTRRLVLRQFGETWLALTRRRWAKVAEAVVHQGIVRCQSFTLIGVAGSLLGSVPCFLEGCGIVVESFFLQFRAMSQTVDPAEIIKLLIEALDMFLIGTALLTFAMGMYGMFYGSQRVQEPIYERLKKGARIRSVTQAKSRFGHAVILLLQAGVLEKFKSVPLVTGLDMACFAGAVLASSAGVFLLSRLSAHPQSCNKQASFA; encoded by the exons ATGGCGGCGAGGGCTGCATGTACCGGCCGGCTGCTCAGAGCAACCACCGCCAAGGACAGCCGTCTGCCATCGTCGTCCCCGGCGGCCAGCCGGCCGGCGTGCCGCATCCCGTCTCTCAAGTTCCCGTTCCTGTGGGACACCAGGGCGAGGCAAGGGAAGATCAGCCGCGCCGCCGAGCAGAGGGCGGCGCTGATCACCCTGGGAGCAGCCAGCGCCAGCACCACGGAGGAGAAACAACTCCTGCCGGGGGAAGCGAGCAGCGTAGATCTCCTGCTGCCTCTGGCGTACGAGGTCACCAGGAGGCTGGTGCTCAGGCAGTTCGGGGAGACGTGGCTGGCCCTCACACGGCGTCGCTGGGCCAAGGTCGCCGAGGCCGTCGTCCACCAGGGCATCGTCAGATGCCAATCGTTCACGCTCATCGGCGTCGCAGGATCGCTCCTCGGTTCAGTCCCATGTTTTCTCGAG GGCTGTGGTATTGTTGTTGAGTCGTTCTTCTTGCAGTTCCGAGCCATGTCCCAGACAGTAGATCCAGCCGAGATCATCAAACTGCTCATCGAAGCATTAG ACATGTTTCTGATCGGCACTGCTCTGCTCACGTTTGCCATGGGGATGTACGGCATGTTCTACGGCTCGCAGCGCGTCCAGGAGCCCATCTACGAGAGGCTGAAGAAAGGGGCGAGGATCCGGTCCGTCACGCAGGCCAAGTCGAGGTTCGGCCACGCCGTGATCCTGCTGCTCCAGGCCGGCGTCCTCGAGAAGTTCAAGAGCGTGCCGCTCGTCACCGGCCTCGACATGGCCTGCTTCGCCGGGGCCGTGCTCGCCTCCTCCGCCGGCGTCTTCCTGCTGTCCAGGCTCTCGGCGCATCCGCAGTCATGCAACAAGCAAGCCTCCTTCGCGTGA